One genomic region from Bacillus rossius redtenbacheri isolate Brsri chromosome 6, Brsri_v3, whole genome shotgun sequence encodes:
- the LOC134533457 gene encoding ESX-1 secretion-associated protein EspK-like, with protein MINTPPPTPPPPTAVKANGELTQCKPAVMTHPPEGKTNTEATTTTEATMTEDHPEEPLRWRRPRSLRKWLAQGGGAKRRFCGTLRGISHLPSHPQSARRHLTHVTKGVPLTHVTKGVPLTYATHDTTGLPLTPVTHVTKDVPPTHFTKAVPPTPVTHINKGVPPTHITKAVSSTPITHVNKGVPPTPVTHVNKGVPPTPVTHVNKGVPPTPVMHVTKDVPPMHFTKAVPPTPVTHVNKGVPPTHVNKGVPPTPVTHITKAVPVTHVIKGVPLTPAAHIAGGVRPAVESAALPPATGCVPPPATHAADGTTTAPPPTSAAPMATGAAHKGTTTPPPPTSVAPMATGAAHAHTTTPPDTPG; from the exons ATGATCAACACGCCGCCCCCGAccccgccgcccccaactgccgtgaaggctAACGGGGAATTGACACAGTGCAAACCGGCCGTGATGACACATCCGCCAGAGGGCAAAACGAACACTGAGGCGACAACGACCACTGAGGCGACAATGACAGAGGATCACCCAGAGGAACCACTCCGATGGCGCCGCCCACGGTCGCTGAGAAAGTGGCTGGCACAGGGCGGTGGCGCAAAACGACGATTTTGCGGCACTCTCCGGGGGATCAGCCACCTGCCGAGTCATCCACAGTCGGCCCGACGCCACCTCACGCACgtcaccaagggcgtgccactcacgcacgtcaccaagggcgtgccactcacGTACGCCACGCACGACACCACGGGCTTGCCACTCACGCCAGTCACGCACGTCACCAAGGACGTGCCACCCACACACTTCACCAAGGCCGTGCCACCCACGCCAGTCACGCACATCAACAAGGGCGTGCCACCCACGCACATCACCAAGGCTGTGTCATCCACGCCAatcacgcacgtcaacaagggcgtgccACCCACGCCAGTCACAcacgtcaacaagggcgtgccACCCACGCCagtcacgcacgtcaacaagggcgtgccACCCACGCCAGTCATGCACGTCACCAAGGACGTGCCACCCATGCACTTCACCAAGGCCGTGCCACCCACGCCagtcacgcacgtcaacaagggcgtgccACCCACGCATGTCAACAAGGGCGTGCCACCCACGCCAGTCACGCACATCACCAAGGCCGTGCCAGTCACGCACGTCATCAAGGGCGTGCCACTCACGCCAGCCGCGCACATCGcagggggc GTCAGGCCCGCCGTTGAAAGCGCCGCGCTTCCGCCCGCCACTGGGTGTGTGCCCCCACCCGCCACACATGCCGCTGACGGCACCACGACGGcgccgccgcccacctcggcTGCCCCCATGGCGACAGGTGCGGCCCACaaaggcaccacgacgccgccgccgcccacctcggTCGCCCCCATGGCAACAGGTGCGGCCCACGCACACACCACGACGCCGCCAGACACACCAGGTTAG